The stretch of DNA GAAGGTCCGGTCCATGAAGGCGAGCACATCCGGGCGGGAGCGGCAAAAAGCCGTGGCGATGAGGGAGAGGACATGCGAGCGGAGGGCGTTTTCGGCGTTGCACTGCGATGCGATCTCCTCGGGCGGGGCGTCGATGTAATTTTCAAACAGGTCGTTTACGGCATCGGCAGTCTTCGCGATGAGCACCGCCTCGCCGTACGGGTCGAGGTGCGGTCGGCCGGCCCGCCCGGCCATCTGCTTGTACTCGCCCACCGGGATCGGGGCCATCCCGCCGTCGCCGAAGCGGAGGTAGTCGCGGATCACCACCCTTCGCGCCGGGAGGTTGAGCCCGGCGGCGAGGGTCGGCGTGGAGGAGATCACCCGGATCGACCCGTTCCGAAACCCCTCCTCGACGATATGGCGCTCTGCCGAGGAGAGGCCGGCGTGGTGGAAGGCCGCCCCGTTCCTGACGCAGAGGGCGAGGGTGCGGCCGAGATCGGTCTGCGCTTCGTGCTCGATCGCCGCCGACGCCGTATCGAGGGCGGGCTCGGAGAGTTTGAGCCCGCCGGCCGCCCGCTTCGCAAACGCCTCGGCGTTCCGCCGGGAGGAGACGAAGACCAGGCACTGCCCGCCCTCGGCGACGGTGTCCAGCACCAGGTTGAGGTCGTCGTACCGGGACTTCCCGGCCACGGTGCGGTCCTCCCGCTCGGCGAAATGGATCGCCCCCTCGAAATAGACGCCCTCCCGCAGGTCCACCGGGCGCCACTCGCTCGTGACGAGGGCGGCGTTCAGCCACCCGGCGATGGCGCCGGGGTTGCCCACCGTCGCCGAGAGGGCGATCACCTGCATGCCGGGATTTTTCATCAGGAGTTTGGCGATCACCATCTCCAGGGTCGCCCCGCGGTCGGGCGAACCGATCAGGTGGCACTCGTCCACGACGAGAAGGGTGATCTTCGAAAGCCAGGGGGCGCCGTTTCGCAGGAGCGAATCGACCTTCTCCGAGGTGGCGACGACGATATCGTTTCTCCCCAGGTAGGCGTCGGGCCGGTCGAGGTCGCCGGTCGCCACCCCGACCTTTGCCCCCTTTCCCGAGAAGTCCTCGAACTTCTCGGATGCGAGGGCCCTGAGCGGGACGATGTACAGGCACTTCCCGCCGTCGGCGATATGGCGGTGCATCACCATCTCGGCGACGATCGTCTTGCCGCTCGCCGTCGGGATGGCGCAGAGGAGGTTTTTTTTCTCGAAGATCCCGGCGGCCACGCAGGCCTCCTGGGGCGGGTAGAGGTTTTCGATCCCACGCTCTGCATAGCGCGTTTTAAGGGTTTGTGGGAGGGGAAGGTCAGCTACCTTCATATGAACCCCTTTGTTTCCACTCGAAAATCCGGCAAGCGCCCATAAATTTCTCAAAATATAGTTTTTAGTGGATATCCTGCTCCACCGGAAACCGTGCGGCGCACGCCCCTAGTAGTAGTAGTCCAGGATATTTTCCTTCTCTTCGCGCCGCTTCTTCTCCAGGAAGGAGAATACCGCCTCGTGAGGAACGCCGTTGATCAGCATGTCGATGGCGGTGCGGGCGTTCTTGAGCTGATCGGGCAGCCCGATCATCGCCACGGTCTTGCCCTGCACCGAGAGCTCGATCCCGGCCATGTTCTCGATCTGCTCGCGCGCCCGTCCGGCCTTGCCGATGATCCGCCCGCGGAGGCGCTCCTGCTGCTGCGGCGAGGGCTCGATCCCGGAGAGATCGATCACGTCCAGGACCAGGTCGTCATCCTCAAGGAGGATGAAGGCCCGTTCCGGCGAGAAACCCCGGCCGATTGCGGTGACGACCTCTGCCGCCCGCAGCGCTCCCACCGGGTCCTCGCCCTCGACCTTCACCAGCCCTTCCTCGCTGTCGATGGTGATGGCGGCGCCGGTCTTCTCTTCGAGTTTCCTCTTGGTAAGCCCACCCTTTCCGATGAGGGAGCCCACCCTGTTTGTCCCGATCCTGATTTCCTGTATCATCTCTCTTCACCGATCCCTATCACCGAGCCGTTTGATCGCCCCGCCGGTTACCTCGCGCATCAGCGCCTCCTCGTCCTCGACCTCGCAGAGGGCGGAGAAAAACCGGTTGACGTTCCTGATATCCCTGATCAGAAAGGTGCCGGCGTTCGGGTGATCGCGGGTGACCGCCTGGCCCATATCGATGATATAGGGTTTGTCCTGCCAGAGTATATTGTATTCACTCAGGTCACCGTGGACGAGCCGCGCCTCCTGGTAGAGACGTTTGATCTCGTCGACCACCGCACGGTAGGCCGTCGCCGGGTCGGAAAGGCCCACCGAGCGGATCTGCTGGGCAGGAATGTCGCCTTCCCCGATGAACTCCATGATCAGGATGTTGCGCTCGAAGGCATAGGGTTCGGGGACCGGGACGCCGGCCTCCCGGGCGCGCCTCAGGTTTGCGAACTCCTTTTTCGTCCAGGTGAAGACGATCTCCTTGCGGCTCCGGCGCACCGAGGCGAAGCGCGGATCGCCGAGGATGTACTCGGCCATCGCCTTGAAGTTGGCGTTGCGTATCCGGTAGATCTTGATCGCCACCGGCGCACCCTCGCGCTCCCCGATAAAGACGTTCGCCTCTTTTCCGGTGGAGATCGAGCCGCCGATCGCCGATATCTTCTTCCGGTGGACAAGGCGGTACAGGGCGAGGAGGGTCTCCTCGTCGAAGACCTCCCCGCGCACCTTGCGGGTGTTCTCGTCTTTGATCCGGATGCCCATCTCCTCGAGCTTCCGGTCGAAATCCTTACCTTCCCTGTCCTTTGCCATAATCGTCCTCACGCCACGGCGTCATGGACGCCGGCGAGCATCTCGACGAGATAGTCTGCGGTCATCTTCTTCAGGTCGAGGGGGTGGACCTTTCCGGCGCCGTAGGCGGCCTCGACGGCCTCGTACGAGGCGAACGCAAGGTCGCCGCCGAACTTCTCGGGCCGGCTGAGGTTCACCGTCTCGAAGCGGGGGAAGATGTGGTACTTCAGCACCTGGAGCACCGGGTTCTCCTCGACTTCGGGCGGGCAGAAGGCCTTCTTCATCTTCGCCCTGATATCGTCCTCTGAGTCGGCGACCGAGATGAGGTTTCCGGCCGAGGAGGACATCTTCTTCCCGTCCAGGCCGTTGAGGATCGGGGTGTGGATGCAGACCGGGGAGGGGTAGCCCATCGCCGGGAGGTGCTCGCGGGCGAGCATGTGGATCTTCCGCTGGTCGATCCCGCCGACGGCGGCGTCCACGCCGAGCATGGCGATATCGGCCATCTGCATGATCGGGTAGACCATCTGCGATACCGCCGGGTGGTCCATGCCGCGGCCGACCTCGTCCATCGAACGCTTCGCCCGGTTCACGGTCACCTCCTGCGAGAGCTGCAGGACCAGGAGTTCGTAGTCCGGGTGGAGCTGGAGGTCGGTGCCCATCACGTATTTTGCGCCCTTGAGGCCGAGGGCCTCGAAGCAGCGGCGGTTGTACTCGGCGGTCTCCCTGACCTCGTCGAGGGTGCCCTTGTGATTCAGGAACGCATGAAGGTCGGCGAGCAGGACGGTCACCTCGAACCCGGCCTTCTGCAGGTCCATGAGTTTGTTCACGGTCACCAGGTGGCCGAGATGGATCTCTCCTGAGGGCTCGTAGCCCGCATAGACCGATCTGGCGGGCTGGTCGAGGAGAGCCCGCAGCTCCTCGTCGGTGACGATCTCTACCGTGTTGCGCGTGGCAAGGGAGTATGGATCCATAAAAGAGAGTTGGGCGGGGTTCAGGATTAATCCTTCTTAGATCGCCGTGAACCCGAGCGCCCGGTTCGTCATCTCGATCGAGACGGCGGCCTCGTCGACGGCGTTCATCATCGCCCTGATCGCATCCACGTTCTCGACGACGACGTCCGCCTCCTGGTGGATCGCCTGGAAGAGGAAGAGCTCCCGGCCCACGAGGCCGATCGAGTCGGCGAAGATGGCGCTCTCGTAGAGGTCGGCGCGCGGCCGCCCGAGGTCCTGGGCGTACTCCCGCAGTTCGGCCGTGCTCGTGATCCCGGTGCCGGGCCTGACCAGCCCCATCCGCGGGTGCGCCTCGATGATCGCCAGGATCTCCTCCTTCGTGGCGTCGGACTTCAGGTCCATCTGGAGGGCGTGCATGTGCATGAAGGTCGTCGGGACGATCATCGCCATCGTGGTGATGTCGATCTGCGGCAGGACGGTCTGGACGTCAGGGCCGTGGTGGCTCGGCACCTTCACCGGGTTGAGGACGATCGCATCGACCGGCCCCTTCTTGATCTCGCCGGGGTCGGAGCCGCGGCGAACCATCGTCGCCCGCACCCGTCCGACACCGTAGCGCTCGTCCATCGCGTGGATGATCCGGCACAGCCCGGTGGTGTTGCAGGAGACGACCCGCACGAACTGCCGGTTCTTCGCCTCGTTGTAGTTGCAGGACGAGCAGAACGAGAACCCGGCGACCTCGTGGTCCTCGCCGCCCTGCCAGATCGCCTTCACGCCGTAGAGCTCGTAGAGCTTCTTGTTCTTCTCCCCGATCCCGCCGGGCGTGGCGTCCACCACGACGTCGGCGTGCTTGATCATATCGGTGACGTCGCCGGCGATCTCGAGGCCGGCGTCCTCGAAGGCCTGGCGTTTGCTCATCTCGGCAATATAGAGCGGGTAGCCGCGTTGCCTGGCGACGTAGGCCTCGGCGCTCGGCTTGGTCTTGGAGACGCCGACAACTTCCATATCAGGCTGAGCAGCGACCGCATCGGCGACACGCTTGCCGATGGTGCCGTATCCGTTGATTGCTACCTTGATCATGTAGAGCTTCAGTAAGAACAGAAATAGATAAAGGTTCCTGACGGTGAGGTCTATATCCCCTGCCGTCCATCCCCTGATGACGATGCAGACACCCCCGCGGCATGGAAACAACTTCGATCTCATCCGCCTTGCGGCGGCCCTGGTGATCGTGGTC from Methanofollis liminatans DSM 4140 encodes:
- a CDS encoding ATP-dependent DNA helicase; this translates as MKVADLPLPQTLKTRYAERGIENLYPPQEACVAAGIFEKKNLLCAIPTASGKTIVAEMVMHRHIADGGKCLYIVPLRALASEKFEDFSGKGAKVGVATGDLDRPDAYLGRNDIVVATSEKVDSLLRNGAPWLSKITLLVVDECHLIGSPDRGATLEMVIAKLLMKNPGMQVIALSATVGNPGAIAGWLNAALVTSEWRPVDLREGVYFEGAIHFAEREDRTVAGKSRYDDLNLVLDTVAEGGQCLVFVSSRRNAEAFAKRAAGGLKLSEPALDTASAAIEHEAQTDLGRTLALCVRNGAAFHHAGLSSAERHIVEEGFRNGSIRVISSTPTLAAGLNLPARRVVIRDYLRFGDGGMAPIPVGEYKQMAGRAGRPHLDPYGEAVLIAKTADAVNDLFENYIDAPPEEIASQCNAENALRSHVLSLIATAFCRSRPDVLAFMDRTFYAYEHQGRRSTIHETIERVIDWLCDKEMVTALGDRLEATEYGTLVSRLYIDPRSAETIVDALAKAPDFADLGLLETLARTPDMLTLYLRKDDYEVIYRFIDEHIDELWTGLPYGDDEMQAFFCSVKTAMLLLNWSEEVTEAMICERFNVGPGDIHNKVETAVWLIHAASRLASLFKRPFAQPIADLEIRVKHGIKKELLPLIKLRGIGRVRARRLFNAGLTTPEELRAAGIGALVPVLGEKTAASVLAQVEGKGGGKTAPPEKDEAPRSRQAFLSAFCGDEE
- a CDS encoding KH domain-containing protein, translating into MIQEIRIGTNRVGSLIGKGGLTKRKLEEKTGAAITIDSEEGLVKVEGEDPVGALRAAEVVTAIGRGFSPERAFILLEDDDLVLDVIDLSGIEPSPQQQERLRGRIIGKAGRAREQIENMAGIELSVQGKTVAMIGLPDQLKNARTAIDMLINGVPHEAVFSFLEKKRREEKENILDYYY
- a CDS encoding serine protein kinase RIO, producing the protein MAKDREGKDFDRKLEEMGIRIKDENTRKVRGEVFDEETLLALYRLVHRKKISAIGGSISTGKEANVFIGEREGAPVAIKIYRIRNANFKAMAEYILGDPRFASVRRSRKEIVFTWTKKEFANLRRAREAGVPVPEPYAFERNILIMEFIGEGDIPAQQIRSVGLSDPATAYRAVVDEIKRLYQEARLVHGDLSEYNILWQDKPYIIDMGQAVTRDHPNAGTFLIRDIRNVNRFFSALCEVEDEEALMREVTGGAIKRLGDRDR
- a CDS encoding tyrosine--tRNA ligase — protein: MDPYSLATRNTVEIVTDEELRALLDQPARSVYAGYEPSGEIHLGHLVTVNKLMDLQKAGFEVTVLLADLHAFLNHKGTLDEVRETAEYNRRCFEALGLKGAKYVMGTDLQLHPDYELLVLQLSQEVTVNRAKRSMDEVGRGMDHPAVSQMVYPIMQMADIAMLGVDAAVGGIDQRKIHMLAREHLPAMGYPSPVCIHTPILNGLDGKKMSSSAGNLISVADSEDDIRAKMKKAFCPPEVEENPVLQVLKYHIFPRFETVNLSRPEKFGGDLAFASYEAVEAAYGAGKVHPLDLKKMTADYLVEMLAGVHDAVA
- a CDS encoding type II glyceraldehyde-3-phosphate dehydrogenase, with amino-acid sequence MIKVAINGYGTIGKRVADAVAAQPDMEVVGVSKTKPSAEAYVARQRGYPLYIAEMSKRQAFEDAGLEIAGDVTDMIKHADVVVDATPGGIGEKNKKLYELYGVKAIWQGGEDHEVAGFSFCSSCNYNEAKNRQFVRVVSCNTTGLCRIIHAMDERYGVGRVRATMVRRGSDPGEIKKGPVDAIVLNPVKVPSHHGPDVQTVLPQIDITTMAMIVPTTFMHMHALQMDLKSDATKEEILAIIEAHPRMGLVRPGTGITSTAELREYAQDLGRPRADLYESAIFADSIGLVGRELFLFQAIHQEADVVVENVDAIRAMMNAVDEAAVSIEMTNRALGFTAI